In the genome of Dehalococcoidia bacterium, one region contains:
- the cpaB gene encoding Flp pilus assembly protein CpaB has product MSSISQAQPKPGADRRQLLIAGILGLIAAVLVIMFLNSAEDDKPGAAVETGTVVTAAARIEAGVKITDQMIATRELPVSAIPADAIRERGLVVGQVARYPIERGETISAARLVEAPKVQAISFQIPPGLRGMTIPVSITNTPAALIAPGDFVDVIVSVEAVVLTGRVPPTPVAGGNREFKGAATLLQNVQVLSVDRTYIDTGVVYEPSLRGSPRADNQGVSFVTLAVTPEQAQLLWLAQEQGKLTLVLRPFGDDSIAPLTPRLEPLLLP; this is encoded by the coding sequence ATGAGCAGCATTAGCCAAGCACAGCCGAAGCCGGGAGCGGACAGGAGGCAACTCCTGATCGCGGGCATCCTGGGCCTCATCGCCGCCGTCCTCGTGATCATGTTCCTTAACAGCGCCGAGGACGACAAGCCGGGGGCCGCGGTCGAGACGGGCACCGTGGTGACGGCGGCCGCGCGAATCGAGGCAGGGGTGAAGATAACGGACCAGATGATCGCGACACGGGAGCTGCCGGTCTCGGCCATCCCCGCGGACGCGATCCGCGAGCGCGGGCTAGTCGTGGGGCAGGTCGCGCGCTATCCGATCGAACGGGGCGAGACGATCAGCGCCGCGCGCCTGGTGGAGGCGCCGAAGGTGCAGGCGATCTCGTTCCAGATACCGCCGGGCCTGCGCGGGATGACCATCCCGGTCTCGATCACCAACACGCCCGCGGCGCTGATCGCCCCCGGGGACTTCGTGGACGTGATCGTGAGCGTGGAGGCCGTAGTCCTCACGGGCCGGGTGCCGCCGACGCCGGTGGCCGGAGGGAACCGGGAGTTCAAGGGCGCGGCCACGCTGCTGCAGAACGTCCAGGTGCTCTCGGTCGACCGGACTTATATCGATACCGGTGTCGTCTACGAGCCGTCGTTGCGGGGCAGTCCCCGGGCCGATAACCAGGGGGTATCCTTTGTTACGCTGGCTGTGACGCCGGAGCAGGCGCAACTCCTGTGGCTCGCCCAGGAGCAGGGCAAGTTGACGCTGGTGTTACGTCCCTTCGGCGACGACAGCATTGCGCCACTGACGCCGCGCCTGGAGCCGCTGCTGCTGCCGTAA